One Paenibacillus sp. FSL H7-0737 DNA segment encodes these proteins:
- a CDS encoding MFS transporter — protein sequence MFSNRYVRTIILSRVLLQLGIWIRNYAVLLYVSELTNNNPVDVSLISVAEFAPIFLFGLIGGTFADRWRPKRTMVWSDLLSGLSVGVVLIAVMNGEWIALLIGSFVSASLSQFSQPSAMKLYKRHVPAEQLQGVMAMSQTLVAVFTVLGPIIGTFIFIKFGIHVSLILTAVMFLGSSLILSSLPRDEEEPKSGKASGFIKELTAGLRYIGSSKPLRTLSLTFSAVGLASGLTQPLQIFLVIENLGKDKQFLQWLVMASGAAMLVGGTAIIGIAKKVRPQLLLLIGLLVNAVCTVGMGASKQIWLTIIFLVISGLFYPCIQGGIQTLLVRNTEGAFIGRVSGAIMPIFMGMMVVGMFISGYLKDTFSLMGVFMASGVFVIIGALFLLPIVVKIRSNVELESLGK from the coding sequence ATGTTTTCTAATCGTTATGTTCGAACAATTATCCTCTCCCGTGTGTTATTGCAGCTCGGAATATGGATCCGGAATTATGCCGTCCTTCTTTATGTATCTGAATTGACGAATAATAATCCGGTAGATGTATCTCTGATATCAGTTGCCGAATTTGCACCGATCTTTCTTTTTGGTCTTATTGGTGGGACCTTTGCCGACCGATGGCGGCCGAAGAGAACCATGGTATGGAGCGATTTGTTATCTGGCTTGTCCGTCGGGGTGGTGCTGATTGCGGTCATGAATGGCGAATGGATTGCGCTTCTTATCGGATCTTTTGTATCTGCCAGCTTATCTCAATTTTCTCAGCCTTCGGCGATGAAACTGTACAAGAGACATGTGCCAGCTGAACAGCTGCAAGGCGTTATGGCGATGTCCCAAACCCTTGTCGCTGTCTTTACGGTTTTGGGACCCATTATTGGTACGTTTATTTTTATTAAGTTTGGAATTCACGTATCTCTGATCCTGACAGCCGTTATGTTTCTGGGCTCTTCGCTTATATTGTCTTCCCTTCCTCGGGATGAAGAAGAACCGAAGTCAGGTAAAGCCAGCGGCTTCATCAAAGAGTTAACGGCTGGCTTGCGTTACATCGGATCGAGTAAACCCTTAAGAACACTTAGTTTAACTTTCTCGGCGGTGGGATTGGCATCAGGGCTAACTCAGCCGCTTCAGATTTTTCTTGTCATCGAGAATTTAGGTAAGGACAAACAATTTCTTCAGTGGCTTGTGATGGCTAGTGGGGCAGCCATGTTAGTAGGCGGAACTGCAATAATCGGGATAGCCAAAAAAGTAAGGCCACAGCTATTGCTTTTGATAGGCTTACTCGTCAATGCCGTCTGTACGGTTGGAATGGGAGCTTCTAAGCAAATTTGGCTGACGATTATTTTCTTGGTGATCAGTGGTTTGTTTTACCCTTGCATTCAAGGAGGGATTCAGACACTTCTTGTGCGAAATACCGAAGGGGCCTTTATTGGCCGAGTTTCAGGAGCAATCATGCCTATTTTTATGGGAATGATGGTGGTTGGCATGTTCATTTCCGGCTACCTTAAGGATACGTTCTCCTTGATGGGCGTATTTATGGCGAGTGGTGTATTTGTGATTATCGGTGCGCTTTTTCTGCTTCCTATTGTGGTTAAGATAAGAAGCAATGTGGAGCTGGAATCGCTGGGAAAATGA
- a CDS encoding GIY-YIG nuclease family protein, whose protein sequence is MDMNKRKELIEEYKQIKIYMGVAQIKNQINGKIFIDSYPNLKNKWLTLQMQLDSGRFANAQLQKDWKEFGADAFTYEVLEQKEIDKVTDMRWERKKILKPWLEKLQPYGDKGYNKPRID, encoded by the coding sequence ATGGATATGAATAAACGCAAAGAGCTGATCGAGGAGTACAAACAGATTAAGATTTATATGGGTGTTGCTCAAATCAAAAACCAAATCAACGGCAAAATATTTATCGACAGCTATCCTAATTTGAAAAACAAATGGCTTACCCTGCAAATGCAGTTGGATTCAGGGAGATTTGCAAATGCCCAGCTCCAGAAGGATTGGAAAGAATTCGGTGCGGATGCGTTCACTTATGAGGTACTAGAACAGAAGGAGATAGATAAGGTAACTGATATGCGCTGGGAACGGAAGAAAATCTTAAAGCCATGGTTAGAGAAGTTACAGCCCTACGGAGATAAAGGTTATAACAAACCACGAATTGACTAA
- a CDS encoding DUF6530 family protein, with the protein MKIPTTLKHKPVVVSENYEKVDGRMAGNTDAKGLSLGLAQWNDRGKVDISAKVWRYTGEKWSRQSEELPLHRVLDLSILICRSLEHFREAYRYENLYDPEQPVIDRVGLQGDAMTVAVCTDNERINEDIKLFNQALSDDDEMIGERLSTLSKILKDMGY; encoded by the coding sequence ATGAAAATACCTACAACTTTAAAACATAAGCCTGTTGTCGTATCGGAGAATTATGAGAAGGTTGACGGCCGAATGGCTGGAAACACAGATGCGAAAGGTCTTTCCTTAGGATTGGCGCAGTGGAATGATCGAGGAAAGGTCGATATTTCTGCTAAGGTATGGAGATATACCGGGGAAAAATGGTCCAGACAATCAGAAGAACTGCCTCTTCATCGCGTGCTTGATTTGTCCATTCTAATTTGCCGGTCGTTAGAACATTTCCGCGAAGCGTATCGATATGAGAATTTATATGACCCGGAGCAGCCCGTCATCGACAGAGTTGGCTTGCAAGGGGATGCGATGACTGTAGCGGTATGTACAGATAATGAGCGAATTAATGAAGATATTAAGCTATTTAATCAAGCTCTTAGCGATGACGATGAAATGATCGGTGAGCGTCTGAGCACGTTATCCAAAATATTAAAGGATATGGGATATTAA
- a CDS encoding AraC family transcriptional regulator, which translates to MSKLLHENILFPDASFPYIMYTANSRKIIPEGRGFNDLHWHEELQITLVTQGKLVIQVNGIDYELKNGQAIFINKGALHVTTHLTPDGQYVSFNFPEKLLVFYADSAMEKNYVSPYTNSSLLSLVIKGDAEWQRDVLNMLLELKNRFDMPKKWGWEYEVSIRTVQLWLTLISNISLSFEDTAKYVKRQQERLQLMLSFIHQHYATNITLQDISDAAHLSVSECTRSFKKTLHITPYEYLIKYRIKKSMELLISTDYTVTEIAHRVGFNHVNNFIQSFKKHQTRTPKDFRKLRNEIKIQDTLPIDTPGRGPELF; encoded by the coding sequence ATGTCAAAACTGCTGCACGAGAACATTCTTTTTCCTGATGCTTCATTTCCATACATTATGTACACAGCTAACTCTCGGAAAATTATCCCTGAAGGACGAGGATTTAATGACTTACATTGGCACGAAGAACTTCAGATCACTTTGGTTACTCAAGGTAAACTAGTTATACAAGTGAATGGTATTGATTATGAATTGAAAAATGGCCAAGCCATTTTCATCAATAAAGGTGCCCTTCATGTTACGACGCACCTGACTCCTGACGGTCAGTATGTGAGTTTCAATTTTCCTGAAAAGCTGTTGGTCTTTTATGCAGATAGTGCTATGGAAAAAAATTATGTATCACCTTATACGAACTCTTCCTTACTGTCTCTAGTAATTAAAGGAGATGCTGAATGGCAAAGAGATGTACTAAACATGCTTTTGGAGCTGAAGAATAGATTTGATATGCCAAAGAAATGGGGATGGGAATATGAGGTTTCTATCAGAACCGTACAACTCTGGTTAACCTTGATATCTAATATTTCTCTCTCCTTTGAGGACACAGCTAAATACGTAAAAAGGCAGCAAGAACGACTTCAACTCATGCTTTCTTTCATCCATCAGCACTACGCAACTAATATAACTTTGCAAGATATTTCTGATGCTGCTCATTTAAGTGTTTCAGAATGTACCCGTAGTTTCAAAAAGACCCTTCATATCACACCGTATGAATATTTAATAAAGTACCGGATTAAGAAAAGTATGGAGCTATTAATTTCAACTGATTATACAGTAACTGAAATTGCCCATAGAGTTGGTTTTAATCATGTTAACAACTTCATTCAGTCCTTTAAAAAACATCAAACAAGAACACCTAAAGATTTCCGGAAATTAAGAAATGAAATCAAAATCCAAGATACTTTGCCAATAGACACTCCTGGACGGGGGCCGGAATTGTTTTAA
- a CDS encoding DMT family transporter — MKSNKPSYPYILLFISILSISISSIMIKFSNTPTSVAGMYRLFASVILLLPFVSWKKLRCLEMSKQDWSIVFLAGLFLGLHFLFWMESLVYTSVASSMVILSLQPLFVMIGSYFIFRERVNVVNILCLVIALLGSIVIAWGDFGVSRVALIGDGLSLLGTVFVSAYMLAGQKVSHKIGASLYSVIVFFLGGSVLLIYNLSNDFSLIDYNSSDWIYFFLLALIPTILGQSIINMLLKSLGATTISVGIIGEPVLAIILAYLFLGETITSFQFIGGMMTLLGMGMYFWVKAVNYTTVKYQNQSR, encoded by the coding sequence GTGAAATCAAATAAACCGTCATATCCGTACATTTTGCTTTTTATTAGTATTTTATCTATTTCGATCTCTTCCATCATGATAAAATTTTCAAATACTCCCACCTCTGTAGCCGGCATGTATAGATTGTTTGCTTCTGTAATTTTATTGCTTCCTTTTGTATCATGGAAAAAGCTTCGCTGTCTGGAGATGAGTAAACAAGATTGGAGTATTGTTTTCTTAGCGGGTCTCTTTCTTGGGTTACACTTCTTATTTTGGATGGAGTCTTTAGTTTATACTTCAGTTGCAAGCTCTATGGTGATATTATCATTGCAGCCTTTATTTGTAATGATTGGTTCATACTTCATCTTCAGAGAACGGGTAAATGTGGTAAACATTCTTTGTTTAGTGATTGCTCTTCTGGGTTCAATAGTTATTGCTTGGGGAGACTTTGGAGTTTCTAGAGTGGCGTTAATAGGAGATGGCTTATCATTATTAGGAACCGTTTTTGTATCAGCGTATATGCTGGCAGGACAAAAAGTAAGTCATAAAATAGGAGCAAGTTTATACAGTGTTATTGTTTTTTTCCTTGGCGGAAGCGTCTTGTTAATCTACAATTTGTCAAACGATTTCTCTTTGATAGATTATAACTCTTCGGACTGGATCTATTTCTTTTTACTCGCATTAATCCCAACTATTTTGGGACAATCTATTATTAATATGTTATTGAAATCTTTAGGTGCAACTACTATTTCTGTAGGGATTATTGGTGAGCCTGTTCTCGCCATAATACTAGCTTATCTATTCTTGGGAGAAACAATCACTAGCTTTCAATTTATAGGAGGGATGATGACTCTACTCGGCATGGGGA